CTGGCTCACAGGGCCATTTCTCCAGTCTGACAACTATTAGtatttcctttttgcaacagcccAGTAAGAACCAATAATGCTAAGCTTTCAGCACCTTTGTGAAACAAGGCTAGGGAAGTCAGAACTGGGAAGGGGCAGGCCGTGGTGTGGACTTACAGTTTTGTACATCTCCCCAGTCCTCTCAATCACAATGGTCTTGGCTTCTTTCCGAGGCAAGGTAGCCTGGTATTCATCAGACAGAAGACCCAGAATAGGATACTGGTTTCTGTACCTGTGGgtaagagagcgagagagcgctGCCTTTTAAAACGGCCTCAAAAACAACAGAAGTCATATTCATAAGCCTCTCAGTAAAAGGTAGTTTAGTGAAATTGAAAGTAGTTAGATGTGGCTATATGTAAACCGTAGAAGTGGTTTAGCTACTGGTGTGTTAGGTAAGcaaataacaaatacatcaatTATGAGTCACTGGATCTCATTGTGGTTTTCCGTAAAGCAAACGATTTATTTTAGGCAGCTGCAGAATGGGATGCGCTCAGTTACTTTTTGGTGATGATGGTCTTGGTGACGCCCTTGGACTGGTTCTCCATTTCGGTTCTGTCCAGCTGAAACCTCCTTATTTcctggaaaaaaagaaagcaacGACAGATTAGAGCCGctcacactaaaaaaaaaaaaaaaagacacggaAGTGGCGAGGGCATTGTGAGTAAATTCCACAGATCAAAGGTCAATTAAATCACGCAACTTTATTCTTGATTTCTTCCCCCTTCCAGAATCTATTTCTTTGCTATTTCCAGAGAAACTCTAATCTTAACCCTTTCTTTTCACATTAGCAATGTATGTTTTCAGATGACTGGATGAACAGAGGATTTCAGCAGCCCCTTGACCTACCTCTTCCTGTCTCTTGATGATGGTCTCCTTCTGCTCCAGAGATGTCAGCAGCTCAGTCAGCCGGAGCTGGGTGCTGTAATCACTGCCGGACTTGGAGGAGCTTTCCATCTGCAACTTACGGAGCTGTTCCTGAAATAGAAATACAACTCATCATAGAAGTTGTATCGGTGGAGTCCTCTACTTAATACAAGACTTCTCTGCCTTAGTCTATCTGCTTGAAACACTAAGCCAAACAGCCTGGCAGTAGCCCGATTTAACCACAAAGCCACACTGCCCTCTCGATCCTTAATCTCCTATTCTAATTCTTAGCTCTTATAACTactgtgacttgccaaaaagttgCAAAATGCAAGTATAATTAGAAAATCCCTGAATCTGCAAGAAATGTATGTGGTAGTGGTTGCCCATGCAGCCGGCTCATCTCTTAACACAGTGGTTGTTGCAAAGAACACCATCCTGCATGGTGTCCCAGTACTCCACTATAACCACAGTGGAAACACAGTCTCCCAGGATGCAGAGTGAGTTTTCATACCGTCAGTGATTTGATTTCCCTGTCCTTTTCCTCACGGAGGGTGGTGGTCATTTCCATGTATTGTTTGGTGATCGCGTCTGATTTCGCCTGAAAACTGGGGCTGTTGCACTGACCGGCGATCTAGAGAGACAAACAAGGAGTCAGGTTGGGAGCTACATACAAGTAAGAGATATACAACGTTGGTATTATATATGGATGGTCTGGTTTCTGTTCCTACATATTTCTTGCCACTTTAATGAAGAAAACGCAACAGTTACGTAGTACGGTAAATCTAAATGGGTGAAAAGAAGTGGAATTTGAATCAGTCCAGTGGTCCGCTCTGTTCAGGTCACAGTGGTCATGTAATTACTGATCTATTTGATGTATTATTACAAGACAGAACCATGATGCTCGATGTCGCCTTCTGGTGAGAGCCAAGGGCAGTACCTGACTGGTACCACTGTGTTTCACAGTTGGGTGTGCTAGTCTCTAACAATGGTATCTATTGTGAAGGTTACCTGCTGCCTCAGCAATTCATTCTCTTGCTCCAGCACCCTCTTGCTGTACTCCAGCTCCTTCAGCCGGTACTCCTTATCCGAGCCCGAGGTTCTCAAGACCAGGATCTTCTCCTCCAGGCTCGTGTTACTCGAGCTGCTCTCCTTCAGGGTTTGCTGCACGCAGGGGAGACAAGGGGGCACAGTCACCAGAGCGCGGTCAGCGACAGGCAGAAAGAAGGGAGTCTGGAGGGCTGATCTTTGTAAACTGATCTTTCAAAGAGTCGCCCAAGACTGCGGTGTATCGGATGCTAAATACCTTAAACTTGTATAGATGAGAAACCATTAACAATACAATAAATGCTGCTAGGGTTACGACAGAAGCAAACATCTGAACACACGTCTGGCATTCTTGAATggaaaataaattcaatgaaggaaccatcaaaaataaaaatccagCTCACCTTTCGGATGACTCTGGATGATCTAATTTGGATCCTGTTGTGCAATTCAGGCTTGAGTAACACATGGGCTGTAATTAGATGGCAGCTCTAGTGCCAGTCGTGGTTGAGGTCTAGAGTGTGGACGAGGGCCTACCTGCAGCTGACGGTTATTCACTCGGACGGACTCCAGGAGCTTCTCGTACTGCTGGGCCTGACTGTTCTTGAAGTTCAGGTCTCTCTGCAGGGCCTCCTTGTCACTCTCCAGTCTCTGTGGGACAAGAGGGGGAAAGAGATGAGACCCAGCAGTGGTTATAGAACCAGCTATACAGAGAACACTTCAGGCTAGAGCATGATGCCTATTTGAAGAAACGATAACGGAACCACAATCTACCATCTACATTAAAGAGTGTATTACTGAGCTGCAGATTTAATATTTCTGCACTCTGCTGCTGCTAGAGTCTGAATCCAGAGGCTTGGGACTGGCAAAAAGGCCAGTGTTGCTTAATCTCAGGGTGCAGTGGGGAAACAAAGGGGTAAGCTGCATGTTCAGATAAGCAGGAACAAGACCCTGGACACTTTGACCAGTGAGAAGTGCAGTTTTTATGGAAGTCAAAGAAACGATGAGATCTGGGTCTTACCCTGAGGTCGTCCTGTAGGTGAATCAGCTCCTCTCGGAGACTGCTGAAGGTGGAAAGGAGCAGCCGCAGGGACTTCTCTGAGGTCACCCGCATCTGAGCAAACGAGACAGCAGATTAGACATAGTTCAGCATATACAGTGTGCTGTAACACATGCTGTACACAATGCTGTATGCATTGTATACAACATTGATATAGCATTTCGAGTTCAATATTGAAGAAGCGGCTCACCTGGAGAAGGTAGCTGATCTGCTGCTTGGTCAGATCGGACAATCCTTTGGGGATCAGATGCTCGACATCCTCGTTTTCTTCCTGGAAAACACAAGGGCCATGAGACACCCCTGAACATGAACAAATAGGTCTATACTGATAAAGTGTGCTGAACTTTTTCATCAGCACTGCAGACCTGTACACAGATCTAGGACACATCATTCCACTCGGAACAGGAGACTGTTAAAGGAATGTATCAGATAATGTAAAAGCCCCTGAAAATACTGACTTTGTTACAATTCCTTgggtagtctttctgtaaagttgcTGAAAACACTCTTCTAGACATTAAGtgtgaattgtatttattaatgatTTCATTTAAGCATGAATTAATGGGTTTAAGTTATGAGCTCTGTGAATAGAAAATGCATTAATACTATTactaaaaatcaatttaaaagcaaaaataacacaaatattgCCAAATAAGGGAATTGTGTATTTTCTCCAAATGTCTCCATTGCTTCAACCAAAccgtttaaaacacattttattcacaTAAAAATACAAGGATTACCTTTAGGTCCAGCTGActtctgtaaattaaaaaaaaaaaaagaaaaagaaaaaacatgaatcagtaaataatacaaataaatcattgcTGTCGACATACAGGTAAGTAGAAAGCAGTACGGTAAACTTGCCAGTTCTGGAAGCCAAGTGATTCTAGTTTTGAATTTCATAtaaaaataatgagaaaataaaaaataaaccacaagtCTTGGATGTATTGAAGATTTCTTATTAAGTACATAAgtttgtattacattgttttacatGATGGTTATAATGTGAGCCAAGGTATTTCTGCTACTTGTGTCTGTGGGTCAGACCAGCTAACATCTCCAGATTGTAATaaattaggcaaaaaaaaaaaaaaaaaaaaaaaaagaaaaagccctatGGCTCGTACCTGCTCCGGATTTTGCTCACATGCTCGTAGATGCAGGAGTAGATGTCAGAGCTCTTGCGGTGCAGTTCAGCAAGGAGCTCCCCGAAAAAGCGGTTATCCAATTTTGGACCTGTGTCATAGGAGACTTCCTGAGTTTTTTGTACCTTGACATTTACCTCACTCTAtaaattgaagaagaaaaaacacaaatacatgtattacaaatcaccatttttaaaatacttgtttaaTATTAGAACCCACTTAGTTTGGACTGTGGGTTTGATTTCTTGGTACTGTTTTAGTTAGCCCAGACAAAATTCCTCCCCAGTAATGTTCCCAACCATCCGTAAATTTACAGACAGTCAAtacaaaaaaagtcacattttaacactGTCTGTAAACcagtaaataacaaaaaatgtccaACTTGGCTGCCGCTTGAGGAATGGAGTGCTGGCCAATCTGATGGGCTTCAGGCATCACTGATTAAACTGACCTTCCAAAAACAGCACACTTGATAATCTCCCACATAGCCGAACCAACCAGCTTGATCACATTCCTAAAAAGGAATACTGTTCAAACTCAGCATGGGGGAGTGGCTCACATGTAACTACAGTAAACTGAGGGGGAGGTGTAGAGAAACTGTTTCAGAAGAGGCACATCGGCACGGTGAAACCAGTTATCAAGTTCACTGGACCTTAAATATTTATCTGGAGGTACCACTGctttatatatgtgtataaatAACAGATAGTGTATTCAGAAgcaagttattattttaaaaaaaatatataatgcatttGCTAAGCAAAGCATGATAATCAAAAATTGTATTACACACTGCCCAAAAACCTTCCTAACATAACACTTCTTCATGGTCAACAAAAACAGGTTTTTAGATACAGATTGCTACAATGGTGCCTCATGACTTTGATCATTCAGGACATTTTGTTTCAATGATATGTTATATTGACAACGATTACTGTGGAATGCAAGGTGCTGTAATCTCAAACAGGGCGAgtaaaaatacaaacagaataaCAGCTTCGTGTTTCTGTACCAGCAAGGACAAGACCACTGTTACTCAGAAGCTCAAATGATTCATGAAGGTACTATCCAAGACCACTGTTACTCAGAAGCTCAAATGATTCATGAAGGTACTATCCAAGACCACTGTTACTCAGAAGCTCAAATGATTCATGAAGGTACTATCCAAGACCACTGTTACTCAGAAGCTCAAATGATTCATGAAGGTACTATCCAAGACCACTGTTACTCAGAAGCTCAAATGATTCATGAAGGTACTATCCAAGACCACTGTTACTCAGAAGCTCAAATGATTCATGAAGGTACTATCCAAGACCACTGTTACTCAGAAGCTCAAATGATTCATGAAGGTAGTATCCAAGACCACTGTTACTCAGAAGCTCAAATGATTCATGAAGGTACTATCCAAGGTTAATGTGTTTGTCTAAGAGATTAGtgattaaaacaatatataaatatcacATATTAGAAGAACATGTTACCACAGTGGTGTGAACATCCCACTCATGTCTCCTGAGCTATACCACCACCTTTCTCACATGCTGAGCCATGCAATATCTACTGCGATAAACACAATCCACCCTAGTTTAATAATGACATGAGAGGATAAAAATACCACCATCATTTAGATCAGCCCTGTTTATCGTGTTTTTGTGTGGTGAGCCTTCACGCTCCTGCAAATTATTGTTTTTCCTAATAACCTCAGACAGCACAAAGATAAGGAAATTTACATTCTTTACATACCAATACTAAAGGGTAGGGGATGCCCTTCTAAATACATACTACAAATAGATTTGTTTTAGGGGGGGTGTGGGTTCTATCTCTGGTAGCTTTTGACTGGGAACCCCAAGGCTTGGCTACCCAGCTGCCTGTACAGGGGAGGGAACTCTGTTCAAACACCTGAACAACTGCCCAGCTATTTTTTCTCAGTGGTGAAGTGGCCTCCCGTAAACTTTGAGCAGCTAACTGGCAGGGCTCCAAATGTTGCTGCTAATTGGACCATGCTGCCTATTTACTCTACTGCTGGTATGCCTTCCTCAGGTTCTCTGGAAATGCACCctccaaaaacaaaaatatatatgatttacAAAAGAACCCCACCCTTTTCTACTGGTATGTAAAGAATGCAAAGTTAAAAGCATGCCTGGTATTGTGCtgctatgaaaaaaaatattttgcaatgtTGCATCTTATACTTTATCGTTTTAGCCCAGGGAGGTTGGCAGTTAAATATACTAATACAAGGTTGGCAAGAAACATTTAAATGCTTAATTGTTGAAACTGTCTCTTGTTTCCTGTTAACTTTGATGAATAGGCAGTGCTCCAATGTGTTGATAAGGTATTGCTATTATGGGGGGGATAAGGCCCCacctaaacattaaaaaataagccAATATGGTTTTTATCTCAATTGCTGATAAAGTCCTTTTTGCTATTTGTTTGTAACTGTTGCTATGGcaactgacatgaccatgactgAGCCAATCAAATACCATGGAGACCACAATAAACTAACCACTGCCACTGGTGGACAATGATTTTAAATTTGTTTGATGTACAGAAGTATTGAACTTCACAGGTTCAGGTAAAAGATAAAgttaacagaatttaaaaaaaaaagctagcttTACTTATGAAACCAGATTAAGATGACCTTTGGAACTCGTATACGCGTAAATTGGATTGATGTAACAATGAATTGCATCAACAAATCTAAATATGGCATTTTTCACACACTCAGATGTCAATATGTTCAGATTTTAATTCTGAATACCACTGGGTTTATAGTCAGGTATTCGCTAGACACCTATACAGAAACTGAACAGCTGCTGTATTAAACACGCAGATATGCAGGTACTGTATGCAaagcacgggcatgcaatttgtatAATCCTTTGCATGTGTCACGAATACAGaggaaaactaaaaaaagaaacatgcatcTCTGCAACAGATAGACAGGGCTTGACTTGACTTGGAATGGTAAGCTGGCAAGAAATCAAGGGGAGGCACAAGCAAACTGCAATGTGGCAAGCAACAGCACTATACTAGGAAggatttggataaaaaaaaaactcaaagatGATGAAGAGAAAGACAGAACTACAGCGCTGAGTTTCTTTTAAGCTGCACACTATAGTAAGTATCATATCATTCAAGCAAAGGAATCTGAAAAGGCGGGTAGGGTGGGAAGTTTGTGTCTATAATTTGAACTGTATCCCTCTACCCTATCCAAAACCGCAATCAGACCTGCGCTAAATACAAGCTGAACTAAACTCCAGTAATGTTTATGCTTATAACACAACCAACCTTCTTTGCAAAACCAGCCTGGAccaacttaaataaataaacagtgtctGCTTTAACAACAGACATGTATTAACTTGAGACAGATTTTGGCTCAGACACTTATTACTACACACAGCAATATTTAACCAAGGACTGGTTTAGGTGCATTTCTGTTCATTGGCAGCTGCTGTTGTTTTGTGGACACACAGAGCATAGTCATTAGTCAAAGATAAAGAGTAGGACTGCAACCTGGAAAGTAGTCAATTCCTGTTTATTGAACAATCAATGCTATTCAAACCAACAGCACACCTTTCTAGTGCCATATAGGAGGTGTCTGGGAACTGAAAACAGAAAGAATGTTTATGTTTCCATTAACCTATGAAGAAAATgactgggaggttttttttttgtttgtttgttttaaatatcccTGGGATTTTCCCTGCTCCTGACTTATCCACATCCATGGGCATCTATTTTTCTAATTAACTGAAAAAAAGAAGTTAAATATTGAAACCAACATCCATGCTACTTGGAGCACTCAAATCTCTTTAGAGAAGCATATACATGTTACAGTACAAGTCAGAATCCACATTTTTTCATTAACAaaatcattaatgagcttacagtaacGCACATTTGAGCTATTCAACAgggtactgaacaatattgtgatccacctATGCAGAAccaaccaacattctggtaaatttgcatataaaacaattcaaaatagtgttgaaggatattgaactccaaatacacagtaatttgatGAAAAATagcattctgttaaatgcaaattaactAATTTGGACCTTCATTTTTCAACAGAAAAATCACACTTTGTTACGACACAAAACGCCAAAGACAAGTAATAGATATATCTTCTTACTTATTGAGCATGGTAGACtcttgtggcacttggagttacacaggactcctgaagccttatACAATGCGTGAAGGCGAGACATTCAGTCATTAGCCAAAGCCACTTGTCTACTCTTGAGATTTTACCGGTAAATCTCCGAAGTAGAGAGTTATTTTTATTTCGGACATTTGCTgttttgcttggtaaatgtcaacatttaccagtaaatcttaagatttaccaatattctgacttttaccaTAACATGGATACAGTATAAAGAACATGCTAAGGACCAGTGAATCTTCATGCACAGGTCAAGGTGAAATACACTCTCCTGCCTCTGCAATGAATCCCCCCTAGTAACTAGGGCCTGTTGTCAAGGGCATGTCTGAGCAACACACCCCAGGTACAATCCAGCCTATTGGAGCAGATGTCATTTctaattataatgtgatgtaaggattttgccttgcacttaggcaacaggatgtcatgctgaaaagggcaggccaatataTATCATTTCCTCAGGACGCTAGCacaactgatgttggctgaggttttccaaacaactctgtttcatgctgaatGACCTCAGTCGTAAGgactcagctccttctcagaaaacttttcttttcagtGCACCAAgaagactttgctgcccttcctccgacatttattttttggtttgtatttttgtgctccacaaatgcCATACAGCTCCTATACTgttctctgtactcctaactcaagTGCCACCGCTAAATAGACGGatgtgctcattgagaccctcattatcagaattgcagatcattatttgtgcctgttgagtaatttgcattgctcttaagcttacatagggcacagtgtaaaataattgcctggctgcaattTGAGTTTTGTATCcataattatttgcactgcgcctttACTTAAATCTACCCCAATATCTCCTCCCATAAAAGAAAGTCCAACTTGTGTACCTGTAATTACACACAGTTTCGTTTGGCACAGCCTTaaagaaaatataacaaaatGACATAATCTCATTAGTTCCTTCAACCTTACACCCACACACTCTTTGTTTGATGTTCTTGTCACGTTAACACTGTACACATGCATACTATAACTATaggcaatacaaaataataattacattcaaACTAAAATATCGACACATtatcagcaatggcaacacataGGATTTggataaataatattaataataataaaccatacaGAACGCTGGTGGTTATTTATATGGTATCATGGCATTGCAAGCAATACCAGTTACTGTAGAACGTCAAAGTATGATATGAAGACTTTAGCACCACATTCTACCTAGTACAGAACCACAGCATTGCAGCTCATTGGGGAAGGGCCTACATAATGACTGTGCCCCAGGTGACGGTGGCAGGTTTCAGCTCAGGGATGGGTTGACTTACCACAGCAGGACTGCGAGGAGGAGTTGAGGTCCTGCTGGAACTAACCTGGCTTGACCAAGAAATTCCTTTTCCATTTGAAGTCTTctcatgcaaataaaaaaaacaagacaaaatcaGCAACTAAGACCTCAGCAACAAAAACATTTGCTTAAACCTGCAATAAGTGAAAAGTACTGTGTTATGTGAATTCAATCTTCAAGCACACAGAACTTGACATGGTTATTTTTTGTAtacttctgtttatttattgacaGAAAATGTACTGCAAATGGACAATAGCCCTTTTTTGACAACTAGGATTCCTAGCCATGGTTTATTGACCACCCCTTCAATaagctttctattattattattattatttatttcttagcagacgcccttatccagggcgacttacaattgttacaagatatcacattatttacatacaattacccatttatacagttgggtttttactggagcaatgtaggtaaagtaccttgctcaagggtacagcagcagtgtcccctactagggattgaacccacgaccctctggtcaagagtccagagccctaaccactactccacactgctgcccatcaacATTAGCACATGTATTTTATAAGAAATGTACACTTTTTGattttgttatctttttttttttttaatttgtactgaAGATATTTCTTCTCTGACAGAAGCCATCCTCCTCCTATCACAGATGGCTGCAAGTTGTTTTTACACAAAGGCTAAACACAAGAGATACACCACAATTCTTATTTGTCCctcaatacaataaaatgaaaactctGAAAGATGtgaacaggaaataaaaaaatacatgtattccTCTAAACAGCAGTAAAGGGATACACTTTATATACAAAACCACTGTATAGACACTGTTTGCGGTTTTTAAAACCATATCTTGTCAAATGCGTACACGTTGGTGGCCTATTTTTCAGAATAATGACGCCACATGAAACTGCTGGAGACCAATGTGTTTTTACAGGTCTGTCTGTAACTAGGTGGGGCATTTTATCTGGATGGGAACAGAGTGCTGACGGGGGTGGGAGAGCAGACAACCAATTATCTTTCTCCTTTTAGGATTCTAACCCCCCCCAGATGCATACTTGACTAACATGTTTATGAAGGGATAGCAATCCCTTTCACCGAAGCTACTGATGTGGAAATGATTCTCGCAATGGCCCATCTCCTCTGTACTCGCCTCAGGAGTTCTCAACTGCCCGTAAAAAATTTGTGAAGTATTTCAAACTTGTCAGTAAATCAGTTGAATGCAATTGTTGTCAGATAATTGTGAGGAAACaccccatattttttttttttgttatctgccAATCAAACATATCCCACTGTAaatattcagtatttttttttattataatattaagGAAAATTAGGGGAACGATCCTAACATCACAAAGAGAGGTGTAAAAACCGTACAGCAACAGTAGCACCATGCAGTGTACAGTGCAACCAGAAGACATTTATGTTATCAAATAAAAGGACACAGGGAAAGTGAAAAATAATTTGGCACACAATTAAAAGGTGCTTACATTATCTGCATTAAAAGTCAAATAAACAAGCATAGAACCAAGAAAAGGGGCATCAGCAACAATGTGCATGCTGTCTAAACGGACTCCTGAGTTACACCTCTCATTGTGTTAATAATTAGAGAGTGCTGTACAGAGAAGAACCATGGTTACTAGTTATTAAAGCAGTCCTCTCACACTTACAGTAGCTAAATTGGATGCATGCCTCAACCTGTTT
This genomic stretch from Acipenser ruthenus chromosome 16, fAciRut3.2 maternal haplotype, whole genome shotgun sequence harbors:
- the LOC117411857 gene encoding protein POF1B-like isoform X1; the encoded protein is MSESHSQAAVRQFSQGSVHYSQVPTQHVQGSVHYSQGPIQHSQGSVQYSQGPIQLSSTSIPVSPTQLSVSPYSTISRQYGSQLASVQSPVYLTTNGSAHAGNVVYETVQYLVPVERKMEGYVLVDTQPREQQLLSPCYVQNASSYKNNVDTTVQTVQTVETVETVPVHKETSNGKGISWSSQVSSSRTSTPPRSPAVSEVNVKVQKTQEVSYDTGPKLDNRFFGELLAELHRKSSDIYSCIYEHVSKIRSRSQLDLKEENEDVEHLIPKGLSDLTKQQISYLLQMRVTSEKSLRLLLSTFSSLREELIHLQDDLRRLESDKEALQRDLNFKNSQAQQYEKLLESVRVNNRQLQQTLKESSSSNTSLEEKILVLRTSGSDKEYRLKELEYSKRVLEQENELLRQQIAGQCNSPSFQAKSDAITKQYMEMTTTLREEKDREIKSLTEQLRKLQMESSSKSGSDYSTQLRLTELLTSLEQKETIIKRQEEEIRRFQLDRTEMENQSKGVTKTIITKKYRNQYPILGLLSDEYQATLPRKEAKTIVIERTGEMYKTEYITSP
- the LOC117411857 gene encoding protein POF1B-like isoform X2, giving the protein MSESHSQAAVRQFSQGSVHYSQVPTQHVQGSVHYSQGPIQHSQGSVQYSQGPIQLSSTSIPVSPTQLSVSPYSTISRQYGSQLASVQSPVYLTTNGSAHAGNVVYETVQYLVPVERKMEGYVLVDTQPREQQLLSPCYVQNASSYKNNVDTTVQTVQTVETVETVPVHKETSNGKGISWSSQVSSSRTSTPPRSPAVSEVNVKVQKTQEVSYDTGPKLDNRFFGELLAELHRKSSDIYSCIYEHVSKIRSRSQLDLKEENEDVEHLIPKGLSDLTKQQISYLLQMRVTSEKSLRLLLSTFSSLREELIHLQDDLRRLESDKEALQRDLNFKNSQAQQYEKLLESVRVNNRQLQQTLKESSSSNTSLEEKILVLRTSGSDKEYRLKELEYSKRVLEQENELLRQQIAGQCNSPSFQAKSDAITKQYMEMTTTLREEKDREIKSLTEQLRKLQMESSSKSGSDYSTQLRLTELLTSLEQKETIIKRQEEEIRRFQLDRTEMENQSKGVTKTIITKKYRNQYPILGLLSDEYQATLPRKEAKTIVIERTGEMYKTE